The window TCCGAGATAAATCCCGCCTCGGAAACTGATGTGATTCCTTACTACGAAACTCCGGCCGGGACGAAAAGCCTTATCGGTGTACCGATCTTTTTCAGAGATGACGTCATCGCGGTTCTTGTGGCAGACAGTCTGACAGACGAAGGTTTTGGACGGGAGACAGTCCCCCTGCTCGGAAATTTTACCCGACTCTTCTCGGCCATCCTGCGCGCGTTGACCGACAAGTATGATCTTGCTGTAATCAAGGCCGCATTTAACTCGTTGAAATGGCTGACGAACGAGATGATCTCCAAGGGTGACGTGAATGCTATTCTTAACACGATCATCACGGCGATTTCAGATACTGTCGATGCCGAATTTGTTTCACTTGTTTCACAGGGAGACCTGCATACCTGGACGGTGTCGAGGATTGTGAAGCGCTCCGGCAGCGAGTACGTTGAAGAGGGCTGCAAGGTCAGCCTCAACGATACCCTCGCGGGTAAGGCCATCCGTGAGAACAGGCTGCTGTACATGGAAGACCTCTCGCGCGTGGAAGAGCATCGGTTCAACCAGAACGAGCCATCGGGCAAAGGGTCGTTTGTCGCCATTCCGATTACAGGGTTGAACAATTGCTTCGGCGTGATCACAGTTGAAAGTCTCAACCCTCTCAAGTTTTCATCACTTGAAGTCGACGGGATAAAACAACTTGTGAATCTCGGCGCATTTGCCGCTGAGGTGAGCACATCAAATCAACTTCTCGACAAGTTTGTCGTGTTCGACAAGGTGACTGCGACATTGAACAAGAAATTCTTTCTCGAGAGACTCGAAGAAGAGTTCGGGAGAGTTACTGATCTCGGTATCCGGAGCGCGCTGGTTTTGATGGGACTGGACAGGGTCGATGATATAAGAAACAGGTTCTCGGTCGAAGGAGTCGATTTCATAATGTCCGATATCGCGGAGACTGTAAGAGGTTGGTTGAAGCCTTATGATGCGATCGGAAAAATATCCGCCCATTCATTCGGGATCATACTGGAAGGATTTTCACAACACGAAGCGCTCGCATGGGGAGAAAAGTTCAGGAAGAACCTTGCGACAAAGGTTTATCCGATCGGCACCAGAAACTATATGGCGACGATCAGTGTTGCTGTGCTGAACATAGATGGGAAAAACGATCCCTCCGAAATTATAATCACCGCGCAGAAAGTGCTCCAG of the Candidatus Kryptoniota bacterium genome contains:
- a CDS encoding GAF domain-containing protein, which translates into the protein MNEETKKPVKRYVFDDISSEYYAEYEEPKAAHSAKETQGKSEAPTVAEPPRTYVPKKEGPRFSIIDTFYFKPEEQSPAEPRAEFHSILHKLLELVQEVLFANTTALFWVNRERQLLAVADKMTNSTVFTKQLRLPIGNDVISRIALSGKPEIISEINPASETDVIPYYETPAGTKSLIGVPIFFRDDVIAVLVADSLTDEGFGRETVPLLGNFTRLFSAILRALTDKYDLAVIKAAFNSLKWLTNEMISKGDVNAILNTIITAISDTVDAEFVSLVSQGDLHTWTVSRIVKRSGSEYVEEGCKVSLNDTLAGKAIRENRLLYMEDLSRVEEHRFNQNEPSGKGSFVAIPITGLNNCFGVITVESLNPLKFSSLEVDGIKQLVNLGAFAAEVSTSNQLLDKFVVFDKVTATLNKKFFLERLEEEFGRVTDLGIRSALVLMGLDRVDDIRNRFSVEGVDFIMSDIAETVRGWLKPYDAIGKISAHSFGIILEGFSQHEALAWGEKFRKNLATKVYPIGTRNYMATISVAVLNIDGKNDPSEIIITAQKVLQRAHTSGGNIVKIL